In Clostridia bacterium, the DNA window AAGCTTACGGATGAATCCGAGAGAAATAATTATAAAAACGTATGGACGCTGTCGGAAATGATCGACGGCGCGGCGCATCCGGTGTCTTACGAGCTGCTCGGCGCGGCGCGCGCTCTCGCCGAAGCGAGAGGGTGCGAAGTCTGGGCCGTTGCGCTCGGGAACGCCGTCGCGGAAGAAACGGCCGCGGAGCTTATCGCCCGCGGCGCGGACAAGGTTATAGCTATTGAAGATCCGGCTCTCGCGGCGTTCAACGACGAACTGGAATGCAATATATTAGAGCGCCTCGTGCGCGAATACCGGCCGGAAATACTGCTCGGGGCAGCAACGACGCGCGGCCGCGCGCTTATTCCGCGCCTTGCGGGAGCGCTTTATACGGGACTTACGGCGGACTGCACGCAGCTTGAGATCGATCCCGAAACCGGCGATCTGCTTCAGACGCGCCCGGCGTTCGGCGGCAATATCATGGCGACGATCCGGAGCGGCGGCTTCCGTCCGCAGATGGCTACCGTGCGGCCGAAGGTGATGAAGGCGCTCCGGTCCGATCCTGACAGACGCGGTACGGTGCTGAGAGAAAACCTCGAAGAGTCGGATTTTCGCGGCGCGAAGGAAGTGCTTGAATCCGTCAAAACGTATGATAACGCCGTCAATATAAGCGACGCGCGCATAATAGTCGCCGGCGGGCGGGCGATGAACGGACCGGACGGCTTCAAGTTTCTGGAGCGCCTCGCGGAGAAGCTGGGCGGCGCCGTGGCGGCGAGCAGGGCAGCGGTTGACAACGGTTGGATCGCATATCCGCATCAGGTCGGTCAGACCGGGCAGACCGTTCAGGCCGATCTGTATATTGCCTGCGGCATCTCCGGCCAGATACAGCACCTCGTCGGTATACAATCCTGCAAAACCATAGTGGCGATCGACGTTGACGATACTACGCCGATGATGAAACTTGCCGATATAGCGATAAAAGGGGATCTGTTTGAGGTGGTCCCCGAAATAATAAATGAACTCGATAAAAGGAGAGCGGACAATGCTGATCATAGGTGAAAAATTAAACGGCGCCATCAAATCCGTCGCGGAGGCGATACGGAACCGCGACGCCGCGTTTATACGCGATCTGGCAACGAAGCAGCTTGAACGCAGAGCGGATTATATCGACGTATGTTCGGGAGTTCCGGACGGCGACGCGGACGTGCTCAAGTGGATGATAGAGCTGATCCAGGAGGATCATCCCGACGTGCGCTTCAGTCTTGACAGTCCGAACACGGATACGATCGTTTCGTGTATCCCTCTCTGCAAGAACCCGGGATTTATCAATTCGGTCTCGCTTGAGGGCGATAAGATAGACAAAATAGCCGGAGCTCTCGCCGGTCGGGACGACTGGAAAATAATCGCGCTGCTGCTTGATGAGACCGGTATGCCGGAGACCGTAGGGAAACGTATGGAGAATTTCGGCGGAATAGTGAAGAAAATCGAAGAATACAAGCTCGATATGGACCGCTTTTATTTCGATCCGCTCGTCTTCAGTATCGGAACTTCGCCGGACAGCTTCGTCAACTTCATCGGAACGGCCAAACTCATACGCGAACAGTACCCGAAGGCGCATATCGTCAGCGGCCTTTCCAACATATCCTTTGGGCTCCCGAGCCGCAAAACCATCAATCAGGCGTTTCTTGTGGGCGCGATGATGTCCGGCATGGACAGCGCGATCATTGACTCGCTGAGCCGTGATATGATGGGCGCGGTCTACGCCGCGGAGGCGCTTCTGGGCGTCGACGAATACTGCGTCGGATACCTCGACGCGTTCCGGGAAGATATGTTCGGGATTCAGAAGCAAGGGTAGAAATCATTTCGCTATGTGGATTATGAATGATTTGTATTCGATTGGGTTTGATGTCTTATAACAAACGAACAGCGCGGCAGGTGTCTGCCGCGCTATTCGCCTTTTATAAGGTAATCTATCGAAACGCCGAAGTAGTCGGAGAGTCTGAGGAGCGTCTGTATGTCAGGGGATCGTTTTCCGGTTTCGTAGTGCGAAAGCGCCTCGCGGCTGATGGAGAGATCCATCGCGACTTTGAGCTGGTTGAGCCCCTTTGCCTTGCGTATTTTCACAAGTCCGCGCAACGGATATCCATTTATTGCCATTCACGTCACCGCCAAAAAAAACTCTTGACATTAGTGTAACAATTTGTTACACTAATAATGTTACAATTTGTAACATTATAATATTTGGAGGGATAAGAATGGAAGAAACAAAAAAGGTTCAGGTTGCACCTGCTGATGAAGAGGCTGTAATAAGACTTTGGCAGGATTTTGGATGGAAGCTTTTCAGCAGTCAAGAAATTAAGAATACCGATTCACATCTCGAAAGAAAAGGCGATACGATTTACAATGTGACCACGACCGAAAACTATGTAAACCTGCTTTTTAAGCGCGAAACGAATATGGCAAATTACAGCACTATCAAAGAACTTGAAAACCAGTATCTTGCAGTTCCGGAGAATAGCGGTCCGTATTCCAGCGCACTTAAGAAATTTCTGATAGCTGTTGCTGCAATACTGATTCTTATAGGAATGCTCATAGTTATTGGAGGGGGAGGCGGATTCAGCGCTTTCTTCTTTGTTTTGGCTATTGGAGCGATAGTTGGTGTGTTTTTTAAAGCGAAAAGCGATAGAGCAATCAATGATTCCATCGCCTCGAATAATGAGCAAAAAGATGCCCAAAGAGCAGCTCTGCGTCGACAGGCTAAGGAACTTATCTGTTGAATGATATAAACTAATAATTCTTTAGTAATAAACGAATAGCACGGCAGTCGCTGCCGTGCTATTCGTTTATTATTTGTCTACTATTCCTTATCATATCCCGTCAGGTGCAGGGCGCGGGAGGTGACTGCGGCGGTGGCGAGGCCGGTCACGGTTCCGGCGAGAGCGAGCAGCGGCAGGTACGAAAACACCGCCGCCGAGCTCATGAAGACCGACGCCGCGGCGAGCTGCCCGACGTTGTGCATAACCGCGCCGGCGACGCTGACTCCGAAGACGGAGAGCTTCTCCTTGAACGCCGCCGTCAGCAGCCACATCGCCGTCATAGCGAGCAGTCCGCCCGTCAGCGAAAACGCGAGCGACGTGACCGAACCGAAAAGCAGCGCCGAGAGCGTGCATTTCAGCGCCGTAACGCCGTAGGCGTAAGCCGGCCCGTACTTCAGCAGCAGCACCAGCAGCGCGATGTTCGAGAGCCCGAGCTTGATCCCCGGCAGCGGTATCAGCAGCGAGAGGGGAAGCAGGTGCTCTATATATCCGAGTATCAGACAGAGCGCGGTCATCAGTCCGCAGACCGTCAGTTTCTTAACGCCGTTCTTCATGCCGTCACCCCGCTATCGCGTCGACGTCGGCTTCGGCGCCGACGATGCGGAGCGTAACTCCGTTCGGCAGGCAGACGGCGAGCTGTCCCGCCTTCGTCAGCCGTCCGGCGTGTACGCAGTCTTCATTGGGGCAGTTTGACGAGCTGAAAAACGCGCTTCCGTTCGCGATCGTAACCACGTTTTCATAGTCGCCGTTGACGATATATTCCGCGTCCGTGTCGAGCGGAAGCGTTGCGAGAACTTCGCCCCCGCGGCTGATCTCGGCGTAAAGCCGGTCTCCGCCCGCCTTCGGGAGCGTGAGCAGGAACACCGCCGCCGCGAGAAGCAGCGCCGCGGCGATGACGATCGCGTCGTGCCGTTTGAATTTCAAGCTCAGCTTACTTTTCATGAGTGTAATCTCCGCTCGTCAGCGTGAAACCGTCGAAGTCCGCGCCGACTGTGTAAATGCGCCTGTCCTTCGTGATGAATAGCGCGGAAACTCCCTCGTTCTGACACTTTCGCATCGCGTTCTCGAGCCCCAGGCAGAAGAGCGTCGTGGAGAGGTAGTCGCCGCGCGTTCCGCTGTCGGTGACGACGGTCACGCTGCGCAGGTCGTTGTCTATCGGGGATCCGAGCGCGGTGTCGAAGATGTGGCAGTAGCGCTTTCCGTCAAGCTCGAAATAGCGCTCGTAGTCGCCGGAGGAGGTTACGTACTTATCCTTCAGCGCGAGAGTGCCAACGTAGTCGTTCGCGCCGCCCTCGGGATCGCGTACGCCGACCGTGTAGGCGCTGCCGTCGGGCTTTTCGCCCATGACGTAGACGCTGCTGCCGACCTGTATCAGCGCGGATGAAACGCCGTCGGTGCGGAGCAGCTCGACCGCCTTGTCCGCGGCGTAGCCCTTTGCGATGCCGCCGAGGTCGCAGCTCATGCCTTCATAGGCGAATTTCGCCGTATTGCCGTCGACCGTCAGATACTTATACCCGACGCAGAGCATCGCGTCCGCGATCTGAGCGGGAGAGGGGAGAGTCGGGCGGCTGCCGCTCACGGTTTTGCCGTTGACGTCCCAGAGATCCGTTACGGGCGCTATCGTTATATCGAATACGCCGTCGGACTCAGCGCAGCAGGCGAGCGCCTCCTTCAGCAGTTCCGCGGTCTCGGCGCTCACCTCGGCGCCCGCCGCGCCGGAGGCGTTTAGCTTTCCGATATCGCTGTCCGCCTTCGTGCGCGAAAGCTTCGCGTCGAGCTCCGTCACGAGCCGCCCGGCCTTTTCGAGCGTTCCGTCGCCGCAGTAAGCGGTGAAGGTGACGAAGGTGTCCATCGCGAAGACTGTCGCGGTGCGGACTTCGGCCGCGCCGGATGAGCCGCCTTTTCCGCAGGCGGCGAGTGTGAATATGAGAGTCAGCGCGGAAAGCGCCGCGATTATCCTTTTCATCGGGAATCCTCCGTGAGAGTTTATACTTATATAATAGCACGGTTTGCGATTTTTTCAAGTAAAACGCGCTCGAAATCTTGACATATCCGCTTGTTTGTGAGATAATCTCAAACAGAGAAATGCGAAGACGCGTCAGCGCGTCCGTTTCATACGAAAGGTACGGGAAAGCAAATGAGAAAAGAGCTCGAAAAAACCTACGACCCCGGCAAAGTGGAAGACAGCATATACGACTTCTGGCTTAAGGGCAACTACTTCTCCGCGAAGGTCGATCCCGCGAAGAAACCCTACACGATCGTCATTCCCCCACCGAACGTGACCGGTCAGCTCCATATGGGACACGCCCTCGACGAAACGATGCAGGATATCCTTATCCGCACCCGCCGTATGCAGGGCTATTCCGCGCTGTGGATCCCCGGCACCGACCACGCCGGCATCGCCACGCAGATCGTCGTTGAAGCGGACCTCCGCAACAACGAGGGCAAAACGCGCTACGACCTCGGCAGAGAACGTTTCGTCCGCCGCGTCTGGGACTGGAAGGAGCTTTACGGCAGCCGCATCCTCAAGCAGCTGCGCAAGCTCGGCTCATCCTGCGACTGGAGCAGGGAACGCTTCACGATGGACGAGGGCTGCTCCGAGGCGGTCAAGGAGGTCTTCATCAACCTCTACAACAAGGGGCTCATCTACCGCGGCAACCGCATAATCAACTGGTGCCCGCGCTGCACGACCGCGCTTTCCGACGCGGAGGTCGAGTATAAGGAACAGCCCGGCCACTTCTGGCATATCAGATATCCCATCAAGGGCACGTCGAAATCGCTCGTCGTCGCCACCACGCGTCCCGAAACGATGCTCGGCGACACCGCGATCGCTGTCAACCTGAACGACGAACGCTACAAATCCATCGTCGGCAAGACCGCGATCCTGCCCCTCGTCGGCAGGGAAATACCCATCATCGCGGACGAATACGTCGATATGGAGTTCGGCACCGGCTGCGTGAAGATCACGCCCTGCCACGATCCCAACGACTTCGAGGTCGGCAAGCGCCACGGCCTTGAGGAAATACTCATCATGGACGAGAACGCTTGCATCAACGAGAACGGCGGCCGCTACTTCGGGCTCGACAGATACGCCGCCCGCAAGCAGATCGTTGCGGACCTCGAGAAGGAGGGCTACCTCGTCAAGATCGAGGATCACGTCCACAACGTCGGCGAATGCTACCGCTGCAAGACGACGGTCGAGCCGATCGCGTCGCGCCAGTGGTTCGTCAAGATGGCTCCGCTCGCAAAGCCCGCAATCGAAGCGGTCGAGAGCGGCGAGATCAAGTTCGTACCCGAGCGCTTCTCCAAGATATACATCAACTGGATGAACAACATCCACGACTGGTGCATCTCCCGCCAGCTTTGGTGGGGACACCGCATACCCGCGTATTACTGCGACGACTGCGGCGAGATGGTCGTTTCGAAAGAGAACGTCGCCGTCTGCCCGAAGTGCGGCTCGAAGCATATGCGCCAGGACGAGGACGTCCTCGATACCTGGTTCTCCTCCGCGCTCTGGCCGTTCTCGACGCTCGGCTGGCCGAAGCAGACCGCCGACCTCGACTATTTCTACCCGACGACGACGCTCGTGACGGCTTACGACATCATCTTCTTCTGGGTCGCGAGAATGATATTCTCCGGCCTCGAGCACACCGGCAAGCCGCCGTTCAAGACCGTATTCATCCACGGCCTCGTGCGCGACTCGCAGGGCAGGAAGATGTCGAAATCTCTCGGCAACGGCATCGATCCGCTGAAGGTCATCGAGCAGTACGGCGCGGACGCGCTCCGCTTCGCGCTCGCGACGAACAACTCGCCCGGCAACGATATGCGCTTCTCGGACGAGAAGGTCGAGGCGAGCCGCAACTTCGCCAACAAGCTCTGGAACGCCGCGCGCTTCGTGCTGATGAACCTGCACAGCGACGAAACCGCGCTTCCCGCAACGCTGACGCTTGACGACAAGTGGATACTCTCGAAGCTCAACAACGTCGTCGCCGACGTGACCGCGAACATCGACAAGTTCGAGCTCGGCATCGCGCTCGACAAGGTATACAGCTTCATCTGGGACGACTTCTGCGACTGGTACATTGAGCTTGCGAAGATACGCCTCTTCGCGGGCGGTGAGCAGGCCGCCGGAGCCGAGCGCGTGCTCGTCTACGTGCTCGACAAGATCCTGAAGCTGCTGCATCCCTTTATGCCGTTCATCACCGAGGAGATCTGGCAGAGCATCCCGCACGAGGGCAAGGCGCTCGTCGCCGCGCCCTGGCCGGAATACTCCGAAGCGCTCAACTTCGCCTCCGATGAGGAGAGCATGAATCTCATAATGGCGGCGATAAAGGAGATCCGCGCCAAGCGCGCCGCGATGAACATCCCGCTTTCGAAGAAGGCGGCGCTCTTCATCGAGACCGACAAGCCGGAGACATTCGCCAAGGGCGCGGAGTTCTTCAAGCGCCTCGCCGGAGTCAGCGAGATCGAGATAGAACGCGAGCTTTCCGTCGCCAACGCGCTGACGATGGTCGTGCCGTCCGCGAAGCTGATGATCCCGATGAACGAGCTGGTCGATCCCGAGAAGGAGCGCGCCCGCCTCAACAAGGAGAAGGCCGCGACCGAGAACGAGATCACGCGCTGCGAGAGCCGCCTGAACAACGAGGGCTTCATCTCGAAGGCGCCCGCGAAGCTCGTCGATGAGGAGCGCAAAAAGCTCGCCTCCCTCAAGGAGATGCTCGCGAAGATCGAGGATTCGCTCGCGAAACTGGGAGAGATCAAGTGACTTATTCCGAAGCATTGGAATATCTGCATTCCTACGGTCGGTTATCGCCGACCGTAGATTTGCATAGGATAAAAACCCTGCTTGAAGGCCTCGGCAACCCGCAGAATCACCTCAAGTTCCTGCATATCGCGGGCACGAACGGCAAGGGCTCTACCGCCGCGTTCTGCGCCTCAGCGCTGCAGGAGGCGGGCTACAAGACGGGGCTTTTCATCTCGCCCTACGTCGTGCGTTTCACCGAGCGCATACAGATAAACGGGAAGTATATCCCCGAGGAGCTCTTCGCCGCCGTGATGGAAAAGGTGAAGGAGGTCGCGGAAGCGGATCCGGATAACTACGTCGAGTTCGAGCTGCTGACCGCCGCGGCGATGGAGTGGTTCTTTCGCAACGGGTGCGATATAGTCGTGCTGGAGGCGGGGATAGGCGGCCGCCTCGACGCCACGAACGCCGTTATGACGACGGTCGTTTCGGTAATAACATCCGTTTCCTTCGACCACACCGAGCTGCTCGGCGACACGCTCGAAAAGATCGCGCTCGAGAAGGCGCAGATAATCAAGTCCGGCGGCTCCGTCGTCGTCTATCCGGAGCAGGCGGAGGAGGTCTTCGCCGCGATACGCGAAACGGCGGAGAAGAAACGCGCCGAGGTCATAATCCCCGACCTGATGCGCCTTCGCCGCAGGGAACACTTCTTCACCTACAAAAACAACGACTACGTGATCACGCTGCGCGGCGCGCATCAGACGCTCAACGCAGTGACCGCGATAGAAGCGCTCGACGAGCTGGCGTGCAGCGGCTTCTATAAGCTGACGCGCGAGAAGATCGCGCTCGGGCTGATGAAGGCGACGATGCCTGCGCGGTTCGAGACTGTCAGCGTCAAGCCGCCCGTCGTGCTTGACGGCGCGCACAACCCCTCCGGCATGGAGTCCCTCGCCGCGCTGCTGAAAAGCGAGTTCGGGGGCGTGCGCGTGACCGCCGTCGTCGCGATGATGAAGGACAAAAACGCCGCGGAATCGCTGAAACACCTCGCCGGCGTCGTAAACAAAGCGGTCGCCGTAAAGGTTGACAATCCGCGCTGTATGGAAGCGGAAGACCTGCGCGAACTCCTCGCAGGACTCGGCGTTGAGGCGTCCGCCGCGCCTTCGGTCGCGGAGGCGGTCGAAGCCGCCCGCGGCGATCCCGAAACCGGCGCGGTGATCGTCTGCGGCTCGCTGTATCTGGTTTCGGAGGCGAGAAAAATCTTCAAAGCCGACAAATAGCGTCAAAATATTCAAACCGGACGGGCTATACTCGTGTATAGCCCGTTTTTGTTATGCGCAAAATATGAGAGAACGGGGATGAGAGGTGAAAACGATGGAGTTGAAATACGAGCAGCGCGCCAACACGCTGACGCTTTCACTGCCGGCGGAGATCGACCACCACTCCGCGAAGCCGGTGCGCGAGGAGACGGACAGGTGGATCGCGAAGCTGCGTCCGGAGTCGGTTGTCATCGACTTTTCCGGCGTGAAGTTCATGGACAGCTCCGGCATCGGGCTGATACTCGGTCGCTACAACAAGGTCGCGCCCTACGGCGGCAGGGTGATAGTCGAATGCGCGGACAGGCGCACGCTTCAGCTGCTGCGGCTCGCGGGCGTGCAGAAGCTGGTTGAAATCAAATCCGCGGCCACTTGAGCCGCGGGGAAAGGAGAACATATGAAATACCTCAATTCGTTCAAGCTGCAGTTCGTCAGCCGTTCGTCAAACGAGGCCTTCTCGCGCAGCGCGGTGGCGGCGTTTCTCGCGCAGCTTGACCCGACGGTCGAGGAGCTTTCGGACATAAAGACCGCCGTTTCAGAAGCGGTCACCAACGCCATAGTTCACGGCTACGGCAATAAGCTCGGCGTCGTTTATATCAACGCCTACATACTCAAGGACCGTAAGATCGTCATCGACATCAAGGACAAGGGTAAAGGCATCGAGGACATACAGCGCGCGATGACGCCGCTTTTCACCACTTCGCCGGAGAGCGAACGCTCGGGGCTCGGCTTCACCGTTATGGAGGCGTTTATGGACAAGCTCCGCGTGCGTTCGAAGCCGGACAAAGGCACCGTGGTACATATGGTCAAAACGCTGAAGGCGAAGGAATGACCGAGCGCGATTACGACCGCATAGTGCGCGAGAACGTGCCGCTCGTCCACGCCGTCGCGTCGCGCTTCAAGGGCAGGGGCGCGGAGTACGACGACGTTTTCCAGGCGGGGTGTATCGGACTTTACAAAGCGGCGACGCGCTATGATGAAACGCTCGGCACGGCCTTCTCGACCTACGCGGTGCCGGTGATGATAGGGGAGATACGCATGCTTTTCCGCGCCGGCGGCTCCGTCAAGGTCGGGCGTGCCGTAAAAGCGCTTGCCGCCGCCGCGCTCGCGGAAAAGGAGCGCATCGAGAAGGAGACCGGCGCCGAAGCCCGCCTCGGCGAGATCGCAGCCGTGCTGGGCGAAACTCCCGAACGCGTCGCCTTCGCGCTGACCGCCTGCGCTCCAGTCGCCTCCATCGATGCGGACGAAAGCGCCTCATACGCCGCACCGGACGAAACGGAAAACGCATTACTCCGCGCCGACCTCTGCCGCGCGCTCGCGCTGCTCGAGCCGCTCGAGCGGCGGATCATCCTGCTGCGCTACCGCCACGAGCTTTCGCAGTCGGGCGTCGGGCGCGTCCTGTCGATGACGCAGGTGCAGGTCTCCCGCCGCGAAAAGAAGGTGCTGGAAAAACTTCGTGCCATTCTCGCTTGACTGCCGCATCGCTTTCGTGTTATAATATACATGTAACAATGCGAAGCGCGGAGGTGAGCGTATGAACGAAGTCGAAAAAGAAGGTCTGACTCCGGAGGAGATCGAACGTTTGGAGCGCGAGGAGCGCCGCCGCAACGTCGAGGCGCAGCTCGAGGACTTCAGGGCGGAGGTCAAGGCCGACGACGAAAAACGCGAAAAGCGGCGCGAGGAACGCCGCCGTTTCCGCGCGCGGCTTTATTATATCCTGCTCGCTTTGCTTATAATCGGCATCGTCGCGTTCCTCGTGATCAAACGCGACCTGATCTGGAACTGACGCCGCTTTCTTCTGTCATCCTGAGCCCGAAGGGCGAAGGATATCCCGCCCTTCGCAGTGCGTCCGCATATGGAAGGGGATTCCTCGTCGCCCGCGGCTCCTCTGAATGACAACACAACACAAGCGCAACAAAAAAACCGGAGCGGACGCTTTGCCCGATCCGGTTTTGCTTATTCGCTTACTGTTTCATTCCGCCGACGGAAGCTCAAACCAGAAGGTCGTACCGACGCCGAGCGTGCTGTCGACGCCGTAGAGGGCGTGGTGCGCGTCGAGGATGTTCTTGACGATCGCGAGGCCGAGGCCTGTGCCGACTATCTTTCTGACGCCGGCTTCGCCCTTGTAGTAGCGGTCGAAGATGCGCGGCAGATCCTCCTTCGAGATGCCGCTGCCGGTGTCGGTGACCGAGAAATGCACCGTTTCACCGTTTTTTTCGGCGCGGAGGGTTATCCTTCCGCCTGCCTTCGTGTGGTTGAAGGCGTTGTTTATGAGGTTATAAAACACCTGCTCCAGCCGCGGCAGATCTCCGACGGCGATAAGCTCTTCACTGCATTCCGCGGCGGTTGCGACACCGCTTTTCGCGCTCAGGTCGTCGTAGCGCGAAATGATATCCGCGAACGCCCTGCCGACGTTGAACGGCGCGGGCGAAACGGTTATCGAACCCGACTGCAGCTTCGAGAGGTCGAGCATATCGCTTACGATTCTGTCGAGCCGTTCGGTCTCGTCGATGATAATGCCGAGCTGGCGTTCGCGCTTCTCCTTATTATCGCCGGTAACGTCGCGGAGCGTTTCCGCGTATCCTCTTATTAAGCTCAGCGGAGTGCGCAGGTCGTGCGAAACGTTTGCGATCAGGTCCTTGCGCAGCTCGTCCGTCTTGGAAAGCTCGCCCGCCATGTAGTTGACCGACTCCGCGAGCGAACCGATCTCGTCGCTCGAGCTGACGTCGAGCTTGACGGAATAGTCGCCCTCCGCGATGCGCCGAGTCGCCTTCTCGATGCGTAGAATCGGTTTAGTCAGCGTGCGCGAAATGATGAACGAAATGATCAGCGCGAGCGCGAGCAGTACCACCGTGGTGATTATCAGCTGCCGCTGGAGTATGTTTACAGTCGTGCCGACCGGCGCGAGCGAAACGCTTATCATCAGCGCGCCGTAGCTGCCGTCGGAATAGCGATAGGGGATGCCCTTTATCGCGACGTCGGCGGCGAACTTCGGATGCGTCGTCGTGCCGGTGTACTCCCTTCCGGAGAGCGCCGTGAGCACGGCTTCGCGGAAGACGCCGTTCGACGCAAGTGAAGACGGCGT includes these proteins:
- a CDS encoding HAMP domain-containing histidine kinase, with the translated sequence MKGLALKFWAGMTALIAGMLVLLWVFQVASLQSFYADEILKQINEDAEYLAECLSRNESDEFMSRASSLAYTKNVSVQVYVTQSLCIYNSESPNPTPSSLASNGVFREAVLTALSGREYTGTTTHPKFAADVAIKGIPYRYSDGSYGALMISVSLAPVGTTVNILQRQLIITTVVLLALALIISFIISRTLTKPILRIEKATRRIAEGDYSVKLDVSSSDEIGSLAESVNYMAGELSKTDELRKDLIANVSHDLRTPLSLIRGYAETLRDVTGDNKEKRERQLGIIIDETERLDRIVSDMLDLSKLQSGSITVSPAPFNVGRAFADIISRYDDLSAKSGVATAAECSEELIAVGDLPRLEQVFYNLINNAFNHTKAGGRITLRAEKNGETVHFSVTDTGSGISKEDLPRIFDRYYKGEAGVRKIVGTGLGLAIVKNILDAHHALYGVDSTLGVGTTFWFELPSAE